Below is a genomic region from Culicoides brevitarsis isolate CSIRO-B50_1 chromosome 2, AGI_CSIRO_Cbre_v1, whole genome shotgun sequence.
tgaaaaaaaataaacaaaagaattttttgggatttaatattgaaatttaacattttagaagcaatttataaaaattaaaagtagcaAAATATGGTAAGAagcctttaaattttaaaatttcatcaaagtttattaattttttgttgaaacatTCACAGGACGTTCTAAAAAGACCGGCTGAAGAGTTCGAGAACGATGAAATGGTTGAAGAGCTATGGGCCATAAAGGCATTTGATCATGCTGAAGTCTTCTttaatgtgagtttttttttcaatttttaataatttttttcaaaatttttatttttagttaatttcatCATGCAATCCACGCGAAATTCATCTTAGCCCGTTCGATGATCAAATTTATACGACTTTCAGACAAGACTTTCCCACAATGAATATTGAACACTTGAACGAATCCGAGATGAAAAGTCCTTCGGGCAAAGAACAATGGcgtaaatttatcgaaaaattcaacaaattagaAGATTTTGGTTACGGATCGCTGATACGAGTGAATGCCAATGAGGATTTTGGTCCCGATAACTCGATGCTTGTGGTGCGGATACAATTTTTAGCCATTGAAATTGCGAGAAATAGAGAAGGGTAtaacgataaaatttataaaaaatacgcCAAAGCTCGAGCGGAAGAGAAACaaggttaaaaaaaagcaaaaaatgtgaaataaaagaaacttttttaatttttattgataattttttaaaaaaatgagaaccCTTCCGCACTGTATCTTGGTTAAATGCTcagtcgataaaaaaaatatagaaaattattctGTAAGAAGTTTGAATTGAACTCCGGTGCCTCCGATCATCGTTTTCTTCCACGAAAAGTGATTTTTGGTCAAGTCGTCGCACAAGTTTGCGTAATTATTTAGCTCCAAATAGTCATTTGGTAGCAAGATAATTGCGCATCCGCCGCCTCCAGCACCCGTCAACTTTGCCTTGAACCCGTGATTATCGGAAATGGCGAAAATTTTCTCCAATGCTGGATGGGAGACTTCAATCGCACGCAACAAATTGTTGTTGATCGAGAACAAATTGGCCAGTTTTTCGTATTCGTCGTCTTCCTCGGCTGCCAAAACTTTGACGGCATCCTCGACACAATTTCCCATCGCATCGAAAATCGAGTTGAGGGTAGCGGGAAAAGTTTCTTGCAATTGTGCGACGTGAGCGACCAAACGCGAAGTGCTGCGACTAATTGCCGTATCGACGATCATTATGTGAACAGGACGCTTCAAATGGATTTTCTCGGGTTCCTGTCCTTTGCAGAATTTGATGATGTCGCCGTAAGTAGCGATGGTGTTATCGATACCTGAGGGCTTTTCGTGCATGATTACTTCGGAATCGAATGCCCATTTGCTGATTTTGGTCAAGAGAGCGTCGTTGAAGGCGAATTCGTTCATTGAGGCGGCATCGAGTTGACCTTTCAAGAgtctgtgaagaaaaaaaaaatattgaaaataaataaattcaataaaattaaaaattaattaaattttgaatttaatattttagaaaattatttgtataaaaactaaaattttggcttaaatatttcatcactcattaattatttaattttttaatcaaaagattttttaaaaaaataaaaaaaataataataaataaaagtaaatattttgattaaaataaattttaaataattataactattaatacctaattttaaaaaaattattattctattcaaaaaaatactaaaaatattttttattttgatttaaaaaattattttatgaaaataataaaatatttaatttttttttaaatattcaattagtattttaaccaaaataattaaatatttattaaaaaaaagttctgctttcatttacgtttttttaaaattttaataatgtatttttttaaattttaaaatattcttattacttattttttctatttaattattttatttgaatatttaatttattttttataaaaaattagaaaaattaaaaaaaaaatcaacttactgCGTGATAACGTAACATCCTCCGGAGATACAAACCCCATAACTGGCTGAACTGCCCAATCCTGCTCCAATGGAAATCTCAGAATTGATGTCAATCTTACATCCCTTCGTTACTTCCTCGATTCCCTCACTTTTGAGAATCCGATTCAACAAGTACATCGTGACACCGACTGCCATTTCGATGctcgaagaaattttctcgTCCTTTTGCGTGACATACTTGTAGATAAAATCCCGTTTTTCCCTGAGTTTGTACAAAAACATTGGCGGCTCTAAGTCATTGAAGCAATTTACTTccttcaaaaacaaatttaaattatccaACGTAATGACACACGAGTACTCCAAGTTTTCATAGCGAATTTCGAAACGAGGCTCATCGATTGCTTGACAGTAAAAATAAGTGCGAAGATTTATGGGACCAGCTAATGCAGGTTTACCATAAACTACGGAATGCTCGCCGTGCAAAATGACTTTGCCGGGAGCGGAAACACGGAATTTGAGAGCGCGATCtaacattttattgatttttttgggcTTCCCACTGTTCGGGCGTGAAAGTTTTCTGCGAAAAGGCGTGAATTGTCTTCAGTTCTTCAGCAAGAGCGGCGTTCACGAGACGATGTCTTTGTAACAATGCTTTTCCTTGAAATTCGGGAGACACAATTACagctgaaaattttcctcCGCAACCGTCACTTTCGTCAACTACTTCctaaagttgcaaaaaaaaaaatttttttttaagaaaaacaacaaaatttcaagtctttcactctatttttttaatttttaatgcaaaaaagttgtttgtacGAAAAGTAtgcaaaaaatgccaaaaagtgCACGCAACTGAAGGCGGAAATCATGAGAGGAaacaaaaatggcaaattCTTTGGTGGTTCGGCAAACAGTTGTAACGCGACAAGCACGATGGCAAAATAGACAGAAAGATAGAAGAAAACGCGTTTCATGTTGCTGTTGCTGGATTTTGTCGCACTCAAGTCGATTATTTGACTGACGTTGAAGAGATCGACTTTTAAAAAGTCCTTTCCATCCGATGAAAGTCCTACAACGAGTTTCATTCCGAGGAAATAGATCAATTGTGATGCGAGATAAGCCACTAAAAGTCCATCTTTCAACAAAAGCGGAAACATGCTGAACGTCGCAATCtgcaaaaaccaaaaaacaGCAAATGGCTCCAAGGGAAAAACGATCATCGCAGGTAACGTTgccaataaaattgatttttcatgcacctaaaatgatttttttacagaaattaattgaaaaattgttaaaaatcaatttcttacTTGAAATGAGAACAAAAAGAAGGCAAGTGATGAGTTTAGCAAGGCATACAAGAAAACTTTCTTCTTGGGATTCATCAAAAGATGCAAGCAAATTGGAATTACGGCAGCTACAGTGCACGTCAAACAGACCATTGCCATTTGTTCGTTAGTGAAGTGCtctctaaaatgaaaaaaattaacattttgagACATTATAAGCAATTTCAGGACTTACTTTATCTTGTAAAGTACATTGACGATGCACCAAACGTTCGAAACTTTGTCTTCAAAGACCCCTCTGTATATCGGGAATAGACGAGAAAGCACTTGAACTGTGTCGTTGTATCCCAAAATGAGCCATGGAGACCAAATTAGAGCAAAACTGGTAATTACTGTCGCtccaattttgattaaattcacaaaaccggtcgaaaaattgaatctaaaataattttttaattaattttttatattttttagaaaaatttaagacactTACTTATCATTTGTGTCTCGAAAACTCTTCCCAAGCAAGTAAAAGAAGAACGGAAGTGCGTGATAAAGTTCCATTTGTTTGTAATTCAAAGCCAGAACGAACATAAGTGATCCCAGAACATTTTTATCTCGCAACAAACAAGCAACAGCCAATGCTGCGAACCCTAAGGACACATTATTGTACTGAAAATGCC
It encodes:
- the LOC134832678 gene encoding protein PBDC1 codes for the protein MDVLKRPAEEFENDEMVEELWAIKAFDHAEVFFNLISSCNPREIHLSPFDDQIYTTFRQDFPTMNIEHLNESEMKSPSGKEQWRKFIEKFNKLEDFGYGSLIRVNANEDFGPDNSMLVVRIQFLAIEIARNREGYNDKIYKKYAKARAEEKQG
- the LOC134832677 gene encoding uncharacterized protein LOC134832677 produces the protein MLDRALKFRVSAPGKVILHGEHSVVYGKPALAGPINLRTYFYCQAIDEPRFEIRYENLEYSCVITLDNLNLFLKEVNCFNDLEPPMFLYKLREKRDFIYKYVTQKDEKISSSIEMAVGVTMYLLNRILKSEGIEEVTKGCKIDINSEISIGAGLGSSASYGVCISGGCYVITQLLKGQLDAASMNEFAFNDALLTKISKWAFDSEVIMHEKPSGIDNTIATYGDIIKFCKGQEPEKIHLKRPVHIMIVDTAISRSTSRLVAHVAQLQETFPATLNSIFDAMGNCVEDAVKVLAAEEDDEYEKLANLFSINNNLLRAIEVSHPALEKIFAISDNHGFKAKLTGAGGGGCAIILLPNDYLELNNYANLCDDLTKNHFSWKKTMIGGTGVQFKLLTE
- the LOC134832675 gene encoding probable dolichyl pyrophosphate Man9GlcNAc2 alpha-1,3-glucosyltransferase, with product MEKLVIYAFLVCIGIFLRASISLYPHSGQNSPPMFGDYEAQRHWQEITVNLKLKNWYKNTTKNDLNYWGLDYPPLTAYHSYAMGLAAKAMDSSFVQLYKSRGIATENHKLFMRTTVLVADLLIYIPALIIVCVAVYENFRNEMRQRRVVSYVQMILCIAYPGQILIDNGHFQYNNVSLGFAALAVACLLRDKNVLGSLMFVLALNYKQMELYHALPFFFYLLGKSFRDTNDKFNFSTGFVNLIKIGATVITSFALIWSPWLILGYNDTVQVLSRLFPIYRGVFEDKVSNVWCIVNVLYKIKEHFTNEQMAMVCLTCTVAAVIPICLHLLMNPKKKVFLYALLNSSLAFFLFSFQVHEKSILLATLPAMIVFPLEPFAVFWFLQIATFSMFPLLLKDGLLVAYLASQLIYFLGMKLVVGLSSDGKDFLKVDLFNVSQIIDLSATKSSNSNMKRVFFYLSVYFAIVLVALQLFAEPPKNLPFLFPLMISAFSCVHFLAFFAYFSYKQLFCIKN